A window of the Odocoileus virginianus isolate 20LAN1187 ecotype Illinois chromosome 20, Ovbor_1.2, whole genome shotgun sequence genome harbors these coding sequences:
- the LOC110123646 gene encoding zinc finger protein 260 isoform X3: MIRMLESLRPESDLLQHDQIHTGEKLYECNECGKTFSLKQNLTEHKKMHTAEKSHECTECGKVFSRVSSLTLHLRSHTGKKYQCNKCGKAFSQKGNLLTHQKHHTGEKPYECGKASIQMSSLIKHQRNHIGNKPYACKECGKAFSGKSYLSEHEKIHTGEKPFECNQCGRAFSQKQYLVKHQNIHSGKKPFKCNECGKAFSQKENLIIHQRIHTGEKPYECKGCGKAFIQKSSLIRHQRSHTGEKPYICKECGKAFSGKSNLTEHEKIHIGEKPYKCNECGTIFRQKQYLIKHHNIHTGEKPYECNKCGKAFSRITSLIVHVRIHTGDKPYECKICGKAFCQSSSLTVHMRSHTGEKPYGCNECGKAFSQFSTLALHMRIHTGEKPYQCNECGKAFSQKSHHIRHQRIHTH, encoded by the coding sequence ATGATAAGAATGCTGGAAAGCCTTCGGCCTGAATCAGATCTCCTTCAGCATGATcaaattcatactggagagaaacttTATGAATGTAATGAGTGTGGAAAAACATTTAGCCTGAAGCAAAACCTCACAGAGCATAAGAAAATGCATACTGCAGAGAAATCACATGAATGTACTGAATGTGGTAAAGTGTTCTCTCGAGTCTCATCCCTTACTCTACATTTGAGAAGTCATACAGGAAAGAAATATCAATGTAATAAATGTGGAAAAGCCTTTAGCCAGAAAGGAAACTTGCTTACTCATCAAAAAcatcatactggagagaaaccttatgaatgtGGGAAAGCTTCTATTCAGATGTCAAGCCTTATTAAACACCAGAGAAATCATATTGGAAACAAACCCTATGCATGTAaagaatgtggcaaagccttcAGTGGCAAATCATATCTCTCTGAGCATGAGAAAAttcatacaggagagaaacccttTGAATGTAACCAATGTGGAAGAGCCTTCAGCCAGAAGCAATACCTCGTCAAACATCAGAATATCCATAGTGGAAAGAAACCCTTTAAATGTAATGAGTGTGGAAAAGCCTTTAGCCAGAAAGAAAACCTCATTATCCAtcaaagaattcatactggagagaaaccttatgaatgtaaAGGGTGTGGGAAAGCTTTCATTCAGAAGTCAAGCCTCATCAGACACCAGAGaagtcacacaggagagaaaccttatatatgtaaggaatgtggaaaagccttcagtGGCAAATCAAACCTCACTGAGCATGAGAAAATTCATAttggagagaaaccctataagTGTAATGAATGTGGAACAATCTTTAGGCAGAAGCAGTACCTCATTAAACATCACAATAttcatacaggagagaaaccctatgaatgtaataAATGTGGAAAAGCCTTCTCTCGAATCACATCACTTATTGTACATGTGAGAATTCATACAGGTGATAAGCCTTATGAATGTAAAATATGTGGGAAAGCCTTCTGTCAAAGCTCATCTCTTACTGTGCATATGAGAAGCCATACAGGTGAGAAGCCCTATGGTTgcaatgaatgtgggaaagccttctcTCAGTTCTCAACTCTTGCTCTGCATATGAGAATCCATACTGGAGAAAAACCTTATCAgtgtaatgaatgtgggaaagctttTAGCCAGAAGTCACATCATATTAGACACCAGAGAATTCATACTCATTAA